ACACAAATCGTTTCCATTCAGCGCTGCACTGCCTGCTTTGCTTCACGTTGCGATGTGAAATTGGACCCAGATGATCAGACATCCGGCAGCATCTGCACGCCAGCAAACCTAAAGATGGACAATCAGATAATCAATATCCCTCACGCCACATGACACTTATTACACTCATTACACTCTACATATATCGACCTGAAATAGACGTCCTTACACTTTCCCTCACCTTAAAAAACCCCTGCGTTCTTTTCCCTTACCTGTATAATTACGTTTTCTTTACGAGGTGCTTTAGTGAATTCCAGGATTTTGGACACATACCGGGTTTAGACGAGCTGTTCTCAGAAGTGACCACAAGAGGGGATGCCATTGAGAAATCACGTGGAAGACCCTCACCATTCACAGAAAGCAGGAGCAGGGAGTGAATGAGCAGTTTTATGCGTTACAGCCAGACAGTACCTGGAGTGTGAGGAAAAACACGAAAAGGAGTAACAAGGAAATGAAACTCGAAGGTCTTGTTGGCGTGGATAGCATTGCAAAGTCTCGGTTTAGTGTAGCTTAAATTCACATCTTCTGCTTTTCTGCGTGTTGAAAACCCAAAGGCTGATCTTACAGTAAAGTGCAAAATGAAtattgggtaaaaaaaaatgaaaaagttatGTTAAACTAGTGTGGAGGACTTGATAGTTGCTTAAGGTTTAGAGGGATAAACCACTGGTCACTGGACAGCATTTCATCACATAGATGCTCATAcgctttctatctctctctctcgctctctctctctctctctcacacacacacacacacatacatacatacatatacacaaagcaagagagaggcacacaaacacacagatatatagagagatacacagagagagagacacacacacacatagagaaagagagagacagggatatatagagagagacacacagagagcgagacagagatataaagagagatgcagagagagagacacacgcgcacacacacacacacacacacacacacacacacacagacagatatatatatatatatatatatatatatatatatatatatatctgtctctgtgtgtgtgtgtatatatatatatatatagagagagagagagagagagagagagagagagagacatatatatatatatatatatatatatatatatatagagagagagagagagagagagagagagagagcgagagagagagagagagagacacacacacacagagacagatctctctctctctctctctcattggttcagagagagagagacctagacagagatatatagagcgatacacacagagagagacacgcgTTTTTTGTAATGTGTACCTTTAAAGATTGTACgatttttttatcatatttttttcatataccatctttctctctctgtctctctgtctctctctctctctctctctctctctctcacacacacacacacacacgcacacacgcacacacacacacacacacacacacactcccacatgcACATGGACACCCGTGACGACCACACTGACTAATGTTATGATTGTAACTGATTCCTCACTCGTATTATGCTTCAGAGCTGGGGATTAAACACACGAGTTACAACACTTGGAAATTCAGTCTTTTCGTGATCAGATTACTGCTAAACTCAAAATCGTCATtcctttcacacacaaacacacacgtaccCATACACAGCCACCGTCTCTGCTGTAACATTCACAGTACAGTATGCTATCCTCTCAGATTCTAGGTAATTCGAGGTCAAACAGGACCTTGATGTGGCTATCAGTATCCAGAGACAAGGACTTTATATGTAAGGGCAGCAGGGACTTCAGCATGCTTACACTATGGTGAATTATTGCCTTTTAAAGCACAGTGCTGTTTATAGTACTAAAGCTTTCatgtaatatttcatatatttgttGAAACACATCTCAAGGGCTGGTTTGTCATTAGTTTGAATTCATGACCTCGaagttgtgttagtgtgtttgtgtaagaaCATGACTACAAACGTGACTCCAGAGGCTCAGTTACAGGCTTGTGCCTTTTAAGACATCGTAGGAATTCGCCGATTTGTAAACACCGCTGACAAGAGCGAAGTACGCCAGAGCTTTGCCAACATATATATCTTAGGAATGCCTTGCTTCTCCTTGACTTTGTCATAGCGGAGGGCCAATCAATCTCATCTCAGCACCAGAggtcagagaaagaaaaaatacagcAGTTGGGTAGCTATCTTTCTCTGAGTCTCCAACACAACGGGCTTTTATGTTTAATGCCATACATATGCGACAatagcaagagaaagagaagactTTGGTTTACAGAAGCTATTCTGGTCCTGTGTGAAACTCATGCCAGGGAGCAAACAATCTGTAACCCAGCCGCTTATTCCAAGAGCCTGTCCGCTGAAGATGTGACAAACTCAGACCCCTATAAATATTTTCCCATATCTTTGGGGATggcaagattaaaaataaacaacggTTAGCTTGGGACTTGGGAATTTGGGTTTAGAGCTGTAGCTGTGGTAGGATTAAGAACATTCATGACATTCCTTACTAATGCACAGAGACTGTACAAAAAACATCTGCGTACCCAGAATATCAAAGAATACGATGATAAACGAGATGTAACCCACGTGTGTGCACTGTTTGGGCTCTGCGTGTGTTGCTACATTTGTAAGACCTGGCGTGTTGCGAAACGATGACGCGACACTAACGCTTTTGCTGCTGTTCCTCTTTTTCCACGCCTATTTTGTCATTTAAGAACTCTCATGATACCTCAATATCCTGCATTTTCGACCATTTCGGCATTCACGACCATGACTGTAATTATTACCAAAGCATCCACATTCTTGCGTCACCAAGCCTGCTAGGAAGTTTATAAACATACCCTAGTGGAATATTTTGCAACGttttgtatgaaaaaaaaaaaaccctatatatatatatatatatatatatatatatataggaagtTAGTCAAAGAGAAGAACCTAATTCTGTTTTAGACCACTATTCAAGCTTTAGACTTCAGTCCCTTAAGCCAACAAGCCATACAATCATCTTGTATTGGTGCATAAATCATGAAGCAGTGTGTTTTCATATGAGTCCCTGGAGACCTTACATGGTTTAGTGCATATTTTACTATTAATAGCTCAGTCCAATTTGAATAAACGTATTAGATACGGTTATTAGTAGGAATGCAGTATGTATGACTGTGACTGATGCCTCAGACATATTCAGCTAAAGAATTCGGAGCATCCATCAGAAAACATTTTAAGCAAACAAGAGATGCAAAAGTGCCCAAAttctttgagaaaaaaaaaaaaaccccagctgtTTAAGTATAAACTCTTAAATTTGCTGTATGAAACTACAGTACAAGTAAGTAAAGAAAAATCAAACACTGATTTGAGTCATTGATGGTAAATTAGCGCCAAGGGAACCAAGGAACCAAGGGAAGTTGGAAAACATTAGCTAAGGCTAACTAACCACAGCTTTATTGCGAATCTTTCAATGTTTGCTAGCATGAAAAAAAACTCTGACAATACAAACAAGATGGATGctaataagataagataagataagataatataaGATACAAACTGCCTGTGTATAGAAAGAGATAGATTACAGTGATGGGTATTAAGTCTCATTAGACAAACTCCTTGATTTTCTTGTAGCAAAAGTGCTAGCTGAAAGAAATACTCAAGTACAAAATTGTACTTTGTTACTTCCCACCTCATACCTCAAGGTGTATTTGCATATCCCAATACAATGTTTGCGGATATACAGTACGCAACGTCTTGTTTGTATGGCCTCGAAGACAAAAGCATAGACACGGGTCCTCTCTTTGTTCAGCTTCAAACAAACGTAAGTGGAAATTGAAGCTGTTTCACTCATTGGTAACTGACAGCAGATGATGCACGGTTGTTTGTGTGATTGGTCGATGGCTTGCAGATGCCAGCTTGAACAGATGAACAGTTCGGTTTGTCTCTCAGATCCAGGAAGGGAGCACGCATGGTCGCAGGCTAATCCTGAAACGGATATAATCATTAAGATTGAAGCGATAGCGATGAGTCATGCCGACATCGTGGCTTTCCATCCAGCAACCTTATGTGGAAAGCCAGGCAATTGCAAGTAATTTATATCGCTTTGTCACATTAACATCCAATTATTCGCCAACTTCCAAAAAGGCAAGGAATTGGGGTTGATAGTGTGCGCATTAGGGATCAAGACTTGTTCTGGTCATCATTAGTTCCTCAAAGGTGCCAATCAGTTTGCGCTAGTTATAATACAGGAGATGAATTTGTATGTCACGgtataaaaacataatgaataataaagtgAACACTTCCCCTACTTGTAAAGATTATATTTACGATACCTTTGGGAAACTGGGACGTACTTCTGAGCTCTAATTCTAATGGAATAGCGTCCACAAACACTTAAGAGACAGCACTATAACCACACTGTATGTGTggacatatatacagtataaggatttttttttttaattcattctgAAGCTTGACTAAGCATCTGCTCTAAAAAGAGCTTGTGGAAAGTTTCATTCgcagtaaattaaaaatatataaggcCTAGAAATAAAAGGAGAATGTGAGTTTATGGACAGTGTTACTTTTGTTCACTGGTTGCTTGAATCTGGCATCTTAATACACTCATACCAGAGTTGTTTAGTCTCTAAAATGTGTCCTCATAGTTGGCACGACCACATTCAATTTTGAAATATGCTGTCTGGTATTGCAGTCAGGAAGCCAATTTACACACACCAGCACATTGTTATAGCATTTTATAGCTCAGTTTAGTTCATGGCTGGTGAAAGCAGAAAATAGGTCACGCATCTAATTTATAAAAAGGGCACTGGAAAGAAGTGCAGTCCTTGTATGATGATATCTGCTCACGGATTTTGGTGGCAAGGCTGACCAGCCTCGGTTATTTTTAGGCTTTCCTTTGCAAAATCTCAGATGTGTGATCGAGTTGTTCACTAGCCCAGACCTTAACCGGAAACATTCATGTCGCAGCATTAGTGATCAAGCGAGTTCTCCCTGTAAGCCCTCCCTGTAAGCCGCAGCCCTCTTTGCAACAATCAAGCCAGTCTTTGCTCGCAGACTAACGCTGTTTCCTTTAATCAGTACTGTCAACAAATTAGCTGAAGACGAATCACATCTCCTCATTACAATCATCCCCAGGAGGAGAACAAACACAAAGACCGTCCGCAAGATAGGCGTCCCCTTACATCCTCTTACAACCTCTCTGACTCCTCTCtgagctttttcttttctagcTCTGCAAAATTTGTCTTTCGGGTTTGGTGCACCGGGTCGTAAGAAGCTATACAATATGACAGGAGGCCAACAAGGAGATCAAAGAGCATGATCCCCCCCCCtcagaaaacacacaccaccaccaactCCCAAAGGTAAACTAGATAGAGATGAGGATTAGAGAACGCATTAACCAAAGCAGTGTTTAAAGAAGAGTCGACCCCCCTACACCTCTTTAAGTTCCCAGGTGATCCTATATTGCTCTCTCCTCCCTGTTTGAAGACAtgtattggggggggggaaggagAAGAATGTGGTTATGTTATTTTTCCATCTTTGTGTGGGGGACAGCTGTGCAAACTGCGCTCTAGTGGTTACACCGGTGTTTATTGTTGAGGGATTATTGTACGTCTTTcagttcagattttttttttttctttctttcttctttctttctccctctctctcataaaCGTATTGAGAATCATGTGGCGCGAGTCTGCTTCCATATGCTCTCCTACTCAGCCAGGTGGGGGGTAGTTCTCTGTGTAGGCCCAAGCCCTTACCGAGGAAGAGCCCGAGCTGGGTTTACTCATCATACTGAAAGCTAACGACACGCCATTCTTTCATAGACCACAGATTAAAAAGGAAACAATGAGCTAGCCGACGCTGGAAAAGCCCATTATTTTTAGACTCCGTTCATGAAGCAATTCTGTGTTTGGACAGATGGGACTTGGGATgtgtaaacacatacacatacccacacacacacgcacacacgaaCTGACATCATTGTTATCATGTTGTAATTCTATAAATATGCAGCGGTGTATAACAGAGATTggattaaataatgttcatcCACACTTCATAGGTGTACAACTTTCCCATCAGCTTAGGCTATATTTAAGTCTAAATTGAAACCCAAACCGTAACTCACATCTTGTAACCACTGTGTTTGACTATAAGATTTGCTGAGGTGTCAGTTAACTAGCGATTGTGGAAGACTCTGTAACAGAACTCATAATTTACAGCCAGACACATCATCCAGCAACAGCTTAAAGCTCCTGACAAAAGTCCTTATTTTCTTAAGATTTGTCTCAGTAAGTGGAGGGAATTCATTTAAAAGTTGGCCACTGATCCTCAACGTGAGACGTTCCAGAGGCCTCGGCTATGTCTGTAAAATGCAGTGGATCAAAGCCAGCGTGAGACTCTTTCTCTgatccacagagagagagagcaagttaTTGAAAACATGCCACATCGAAGCCCGCAGCTGGAcaccatgtactgtatgttgtcaTGGCCATCATGTGTTACATCATGTGTACTCTGCTATTATGCGTTAGTGTACTCTGTTATTTCCATTTCAAGGTGGGATAAAGAAGGCAGAGTTAAGTGGGAggggtgttgtgtgtgtttgtgtgtgtgtgtgagtgatgtgttCAGAACTGATTCAAATTTCTGCCTTTGATTTATTGAAAAGgggtgtcatttaaaaaataataataaaaaaactggTTGTTGCTCAAACCCTGGTGAGCTGGTCAGTCCTGAACTGTGACGCCACTGCTATAACTACAAAGCTCAAACACTCTACTGATGTTACCACTCCCAGACAGTGCCTTCTTTGATGTGGTTGGTTATAAAGTCCGCAGAATTAAACCGGCATTTAAAAATAGCTCATTTAACTAATGAACTGTTTTTTTGCTCTTCCTCTTGTTTCCTTCCTCAGGTGAGACCCCAGGTCTGATAAACTTCCTCATCTCTAAAGAGGGTTACGAGATGTCTATGGTGGAACAAGCCAACGTCTGGGTCTTCCTGCGGCTCCCGAAGGGCAACCGCACCCGCACAAACGTCACCATTCGACTGCTCCTGCAGCAGCCGGACTCTGAGGAGAAGCTGGTGGCTGAGAAAGCAGTCGACACTAGACGCAGTGGCTGGCACACTTTCCCCATAGCATCCAGTATGCAGTCTCTGCTGGAACGTGGCATAAGTGCACTGAACCTGCGTGTCTCGTGCCCATCATGTGCTGATGCCCGTGCTACACCGGTCCTGGTCACTCCCGGAGGCGGAGGAGAGCGAGAACAGTCTCACCGGCCCTTTCTGATGGCTGTGGTTCGTCAAATAGAGGACAATGGGCCAAGACGGCGCCGTAAGCGTGGTCTCGAATGTGATGGCAAGGTGCGTGTGTGCTGCAAGCGTCAGTTCTACGTGAATTTCAAAGACATTGGCTGGAATGACTGGATCATTGCACCGACTGGCTACCACGCCAACTACTGTGAGGGTGAGTGCCCGAGCCATGTCGCCAGCATCACAGGTTCAGCACTTTCCTTCCATTCCACCGTCATCAACCACTACCGCATGCGTGGTTACAGCCCCTTCACTAGCATCAGGTCGTGCTGTGTCCCCACACGCCTCCGTGCAATGTCTATGCTCTACTACAATGAGGAGCAGAAGATTGTCAAGAAGGACATCCAAAACATGATTGTGGAGGAGTGTGGCTGCTcgtaagacaaaaaacaaacaaacaaacaaacaaacgaacaaacaaaaaactaaagaCATACAAAGACAAGCAAAAGAGCAGGGAAGGACAGAAAAGAGTGCAGAGTTTGGCTTGCAGGCCAGGGTGGGGAGGGAACAGGGACCAGTGCCCTAACGGTAAGGACTtgggcaaaaagaaaaaaggaatgagGTGAAGGGATGAAGGAAAGAGCTTGATAGAGCTCTCTTCATTTCTCTATCACACTCAGACTCCAATACAACGACGGGCCTCTCTCTCGACACGGTGGCTGCTTGAACTTGGCCGTCTGAAAATCCAGGGGGTATCTATAGCTTGGAGCAGTTTCTGTGGCactttcagaagaaaaaaaaaaaaagaatatataatatatttttgctACAAAGCTGAGGGAAAGGGGTGAGATGATATTTATGTGAGCGAGAGTGCAGTGCGGTCACTCCGAACATGCCCCGCATAAGGGAGTGACCATGATGATGAGGTGCCTGAAAAAGCAAATCTCAAAACTATGCAACTTGTCAAGtattaagatttatttttcatcGGTGTTGTTTTGGTTAACTATTTACTtttacaaactaaaaaaaaaaaaaaaaagagaagttgactttttatacttttttgaAAGTATATTTGATGtcttatgtgtgtttgtatgtgtacatgtgtgtgtgtgtgtgtgtgtgtgtgtgtgtgttgttgagaGATACTTGAAAGAAGTTTGACGGGCTGCTGGAAccaaacatttctgtttttttttattattattattctaattattataactttatgttaatattattattattattattattattattattattattattttctgtttctttttactattttaaaaatgagacgTTACGAACGTTTACAGTTTGCACTATATCATCAGCATAGCCACATATACGAATGGTATTTAGCAAAAGACAAGAAGCACTTCAAAACGGACAAAATTTCATTCGAGTAGGTTTGACCAGGTGAGAATGATGGGTTAGGAATGATGAGGAGTGAGGAACTGTAATCTGGACAAAACCTTGTACACACCtgcattgtgttgttttttcattttataattaaacACCAAAGACTTTAAGTTGAAACTACATACatatagttttctttttttaaatttgttttctttcttttttttttttttagaacaatcTTTCACAAAGACATCAGGTCAAACCCAAGTAAATGCCCTGAATGACTGACACATCCCATAATAATTCTCaatcttttgtgcttttttttttttttttttttgcactgctgCACTCTCCATGTGTGTTTAGCCATCTAAATGTTACACACAGCACTTAAACCAACATTTTTTGAGTTttcttcttactttttttttttataatgaaaatgaatgtgcAGCATTGATATCTAAAGAAATTGGGAGATGAATTGCTGAATGATGTTTaggtatttataaaataattcatgaaATATTGGAAGGACCCTGTATGACCCAAAAAATGTCACCATTTTGTTAAACGTAAATTtttttatcttcttcttctaaaaacaGGTAACTACAATGTTAAAAGAAACGAAGCAATTATTTAGCATAAAAATTCTTAATTCATGAGAAAAGCTTATTGTCAggatgtgtgtgaatgcatacaaaaaaaaaacaatagtaaGAAAACGAACAAatcaaaaaaaggaaaaaaaaatcgtcaaatctagaaaaaaattaaaaaataaaatatgtggtatatgtttttgtttttcttcatgcaGACAAAAAATTGACACTGAAAGAAGTGGATTAAGACTAAAAagtagatatatatttttattctgtatatGTGGAAATCAAATACCAATATGTTGCATTGCTTTGTTGTACAAAAatgtgcttgtgttttttttttttttaacctaatttattttacagtattttccCTATTTTTTGCTTCACCATTAAAGTTACAAGGTTGTACACTACAACAGATGTgtgttgtttgttatttttggtTGGGAGCAATTTGGTGGAAAAAGTCTTAGTTCGAAGCTGGAAAAGTGGCCACAGTAAAGAGATGCTCAATACACTTCAGCTCCGTATACACTTAGCCGGACCACATACTCAACCCACAAAATGGTCCATACCAAACATAGCATTAAAATACATCACTTTaatctttttttgctttttttttttcatgtagatGCTTACTATAACACTAAACAACTAAAACTAATCAAGGCTGATGGAAACTATTTACTCTTGATTCCTTCAGTCTTCCCGTATAACTAAACAGCTCTTTAGATTGTTACCGGTGTTAGCTTCATAAAAGAGCTctaattttttccatttttcctaAAAGGGAATGCGGGGTTATAAAGATATCTGGGTTCTCCCAGAGGGAAACCTTTAGAATATACGATCACTTCAACACACAAATCCTCTATatgcttagaaaaaaaaaaaaaaaagaatctaaaAAAAGGTCTTCGGTGGTCCTTGTGGGGAATCCTTCAAGTTCCTGTATAggaattcaataaaattttaatttaaaaaataaaacgcttttaacaatggacaaaaCAATGGTCAAGAAGCTAAAATAGTCATTTTAGAAAGCTGAGGACACTTAACCAAGAACCCTTGAAGGGCACTTAAAATGTATggtaattaaaatgattaaaatggcTAGTATAAAAAGGTTCCTTAAGGGCTCTTTGTGTTGTTACCCGTTCTAGATTTATATAGAGGGGTTCTACTTGGTAAAAGGGAAATCCTTTAAGgttctacataaaacctttaatGACTCTTTAACGACTCAACCCCTTTAACGACTCAACCCAAGAATCCTCCTACTAACACtaaagatattatatatatatata
This Ictalurus furcatus strain D&B chromosome 1, Billie_1.0, whole genome shotgun sequence DNA region includes the following protein-coding sequences:
- the inhbaa gene encoding inhibin subunit beta Aa; the encoded protein is MTLLPAMSVALLLLAHCYSLNAMATSGTLASSPSSASDCPSCAMARLRRSGAEVLMEEEEAQQDVVEAVKRHILSMLHLQDRPNITHPVPRAALLNAIRKVHVGRVAKDGSVLIDDEPHGRLEAENSEQTEIITFAEAGETPGLINFLISKEGYEMSMVEQANVWVFLRLPKGNRTRTNVTIRLLLQQPDSEEKLVAEKAVDTRRSGWHTFPIASSMQSLLERGISALNLRVSCPSCADARATPVLVTPGGGGEREQSHRPFLMAVVRQIEDNGPRRRRKRGLECDGKVRVCCKRQFYVNFKDIGWNDWIIAPTGYHANYCEGECPSHVASITGSALSFHSTVINHYRMRGYSPFTSIRSCCVPTRLRAMSMLYYNEEQKIVKKDIQNMIVEECGCS